The following proteins are encoded in a genomic region of [Eubacterium] hominis:
- a CDS encoding ROK family protein, whose amino-acid sequence MSYCVMDIGGTFIKYADMDVDGKILSQDKIKTPLTSFDEFWSVMDRLIKKEHEGIAVSFPGPVDAQRGIVIEGGSLRYMKQFAFVEEMQKRYGIPCSLENDARCAALAEVWQGNLKDIAIGMVVVFGTGIGSSLTINGEVFKGAHNFSGEISCLITKDIDTLGWGASFHHDAGVPFLLKKVKDAKQLKEDIDGKALFTMLENQDENAWRIFKEYCGELAKQFYNMQCMFDPQRICIGGGISLQPLFISELKKAMDEFWARIPVNVPKPEIMPCKFHNDSNLLGSLYNFLHKK is encoded by the coding sequence ATGAGCTATTGTGTAATGGATATTGGTGGAACATTTATCAAATATGCAGATATGGATGTGGATGGAAAGATTCTTTCACAAGATAAAATCAAGACGCCACTAACATCATTTGATGAGTTCTGGAGTGTGATGGACCGGTTAATAAAAAAGGAACATGAAGGGATTGCGGTATCTTTTCCAGGGCCTGTAGATGCGCAACGTGGTATTGTCATCGAAGGTGGTTCTTTACGATATATGAAACAGTTTGCATTTGTTGAGGAAATGCAAAAACGTTATGGAATTCCTTGTTCCTTAGAGAATGATGCACGTTGTGCAGCACTTGCGGAAGTATGGCAAGGTAATTTGAAAGATATCGCAATTGGTATGGTTGTGGTATTTGGTACAGGAATTGGCAGTTCTTTGACTATTAATGGAGAAGTATTTAAAGGTGCACATAACTTTTCAGGAGAGATATCCTGTTTAATCACAAAAGATATAGATACATTGGGATGGGGCGCAAGCTTTCATCATGATGCCGGCGTACCATTCTTATTGAAAAAAGTCAAAGACGCAAAACAGCTGAAAGAAGATATTGATGGAAAAGCATTATTCACTATGTTAGAAAATCAGGATGAAAACGCTTGGCGTATATTTAAAGAATATTGTGGAGAACTGGCAAAACAATTCTATAATATGCAATGTATGTTTGATCCTCAACGTATCTGTATTGGTGGAGGCATTTCTTTACAGCCATTATTTATATCAGAATTGAAAAAAGCGATGGATGAATTCTGGGCAAGAATCCCTGTAAATGTACCAAAACCGGAAATTATGCCATGTAAGTTTCATAATGATTCGAATTTATTGGGGTCTTTATATAATTTTTTGCATAAAAAATAA
- a CDS encoding EAL domain-containing protein, with translation MDDKESLIEKYKEFIEKNESFALIRMNIKNFRYYNERHGQAAGNQILMDVFNVLATTLSENDAMIREYADNYIILKHCDSNEQLVAEWLRPCVDVLFDCTNPILFHNLYTSFGIYYVDDKTCSFEKANDMAELCRKYTDTISYRVFSYEVYKQEFFEKYMRSRQIEEWTGLGREKDMYQVYIQPKVSAKTNEIIGGEALLRLFNEDGNMVPIQEFLPILNENGYIRMMDLWEYEKVLKRMDQRLKEHKKIVNMSFNISNSHFHDSEIFSDYKNISERYDVPRNMITCEFLESISIDEKKMNELIKEFHEEGFQCALDDFGNGCSSFNVLRYADIDIVKIDRCFFEESPRGNKVQILTAIVEMLKILGMHIVAEGVEEKEDVELVQSLGVDEIQGFYYYRPMPMEDFFALLDKEDKE, from the coding sequence ATGGATGATAAAGAATCGTTAATTGAGAAGTATAAAGAATTTATAGAAAAAAACGAATCTTTTGCTTTAATTAGAATGAATATAAAGAATTTCCGTTATTATAATGAACGCCATGGTCAAGCGGCAGGCAATCAAATATTGATGGATGTTTTTAACGTGTTGGCTACCACATTATCTGAAAATGATGCAATGATTCGCGAATATGCGGATAATTATATTATATTGAAACATTGTGATTCAAATGAACAACTTGTTGCTGAATGGTTAAGACCCTGTGTCGATGTACTGTTTGATTGTACAAATCCAATCCTTTTTCATAATCTTTATACATCTTTTGGCATTTATTATGTAGATGATAAAACTTGTAGTTTTGAAAAAGCGAATGATATGGCTGAATTATGTAGAAAGTATACGGATACGATTTCTTATCGTGTATTTAGCTATGAAGTATATAAACAAGAATTTTTTGAAAAATATATGCGTTCTCGTCAAATTGAAGAATGGACAGGATTAGGTCGTGAAAAAGATATGTATCAGGTATATATCCAGCCTAAAGTCAGCGCAAAAACAAATGAAATCATCGGTGGAGAAGCACTGCTTCGTTTGTTTAATGAAGATGGAAACATGGTGCCAATTCAGGAATTTCTGCCGATTTTAAATGAGAATGGCTATATTCGTATGATGGATTTATGGGAATATGAAAAGGTTTTAAAACGCATGGATCAAAGATTAAAAGAGCATAAAAAAATCGTAAATATGAGCTTTAATATATCTAATTCACATTTCCATGATTCAGAAATATTTTCAGATTATAAAAATATCTCTGAACGTTATGACGTACCAAGAAATATGATTACGTGTGAATTTTTAGAAAGTATATCTATTGATGAAAAAAAGATGAACGAGTTGATTAAAGAGTTCCATGAAGAAGGTTTCCAGTGTGCACTGGATGATTTTGGAAATGGATGTTCTTCCTTTAATGTATTACGATATGCAGATATTGATATAGTGAAAATTGATCGTTGTTTCTTTGAAGAATCACCACGAGGCAACAAGGTTCAGATCTTAACAGCAATTGTGGAAATGTTAAAGATACTTGGTATGCATATTGTCGCAGAAGGCGTGGAGGAAAAAGAAGATGTAGAGCTTGTACAATCTCTAGGCGTTGATGAAATACAGGGATTTTATTATTATCGGCCAATGCCAATGGAAGATTTCTTTGCCTTGTTAGATAAAGAAGATAAAGAATAA
- a CDS encoding IS4 family transposase → MVDSAIHAVHDYLPDASLHFLELIKGDNPDSFTRLRKLSVLDIIYQMFDRKGCSQWSDIMNFYDDLNKKQTITETGFYLARKKFNPEALRVMSNEFIANFYDNNADEMKKWKNHLVLSVDGSKIILPNTKENEAIFGRINAKPTSKDFDSKPVSGLLSTLHDCLNDTFLDVKFGPCSSSEKYFASKHITTYCENFIDSAIFTLDRGYPSMRLVDQLINSKQYFVFRLPSSFLKAYTNQIKAGEDKVIHITFDRESTNQYRDDIQFRQHLMNTTYTLRFTKLIIGQDKDDQDIVELLMSNLPEDEYSKDDLKELYHLRWTIETSYNRLKNRMKLENFSGYKSTLIYQDIYADIWLYNIISLEILYANDQVAIEQKQEGEYILKRNFNKAIGIMKKLFIRALISMDEDTNDYALSVIKDNIAGNLVWIKKGRAYERKRTTTPSSMSYKSTY, encoded by the coding sequence ATGGTAGATAGTGCTATTCATGCCGTACATGATTATCTACCCGATGCATCCCTGCATTTTTTAGAACTTATTAAAGGCGATAATCCTGATTCTTTCACCAGATTACGGAAACTATCTGTTCTTGATATTATTTATCAAATGTTTGATCGAAAAGGGTGCTCACAATGGAGTGATATTATGAACTTTTACGATGACCTCAATAAAAAACAAACAATAACAGAAACTGGCTTTTACCTTGCCAGAAAAAAATTCAATCCTGAGGCATTGCGTGTCATGAGCAATGAGTTTATTGCCAATTTTTATGACAACAATGCCGATGAAATGAAAAAATGGAAAAACCATCTAGTACTATCCGTTGATGGTTCCAAGATCATCCTACCTAATACAAAAGAGAATGAAGCCATCTTCGGTCGTATAAATGCGAAGCCTACATCCAAAGATTTTGATTCCAAACCTGTTAGTGGTCTTTTATCTACCCTTCATGATTGTTTGAACGATACGTTTCTTGATGTAAAGTTTGGTCCATGTTCATCAAGTGAGAAGTATTTCGCTTCGAAGCATATCACAACATACTGCGAAAACTTCATTGATAGTGCCATTTTCACCTTGGATAGAGGATATCCATCTATGAGACTTGTAGATCAACTGATAAACAGTAAGCAATATTTCGTATTCAGATTACCTAGTAGTTTTTTGAAAGCATATACAAATCAAATAAAGGCGGGAGAAGACAAGGTCATACACATTACCTTTGATAGAGAAAGTACGAATCAATATCGAGATGACATTCAGTTTCGACAGCATCTGATGAATACCACGTATACCCTACGATTCACTAAATTGATTATAGGACAGGACAAAGACGACCAAGATATCGTTGAATTACTAATGTCAAACTTACCAGAAGATGAATATAGTAAGGATGATTTAAAAGAACTATATCATTTACGTTGGACGATTGAAACATCTTATAACAGATTAAAAAACAGGATGAAACTGGAGAATTTCAGTGGATACAAATCAACACTTATTTATCAGGATATATACGCAGATATCTGGCTATATAATATCATATCATTAGAAATCTTGTATGCGAATGATCAAGTAGCGATAGAACAGAAACAGGAGGGAGAATACATACTAAAGCGAAATTTCAATAAAGCAATAGGAATTATGAAGAAGTTATTTATAAGGGCATTAATCAGCATGGATGAAGATACAAATGATTATGCATTATCAGTAATAAAGGATAATATAGCAGGCAATTTAGTATGGATTAAAAAAGGACGTGCCTATGAACGAAAGCGAACAACAACGCCTTCTTCAATGTCTTATAAAAGCACGTATTAG
- a CDS encoding sodium-dependent transporter: protein MKREKFSSRLGFILISAGCAVGLGNVWRFPYITGQYGGAAFVLLYLVFLVILGLPIMVMEFSVGRASQKSAAKSFDVLEPKGTKWHLIKYVCMGGNYLLMMFYTTVGGWMLNYCVKMASGDFSGKTSEAVTQGFSDMLSSPYENLFWMVAITIIGFFVCSKGLQNGVEKISKYMMSCLFIVMIVLVVRSVTLPDAMEGLKFYLVPDFGKMMENGLWDAIFAAMGQAFFTLSLGIGALAIFGSYIGKDRSLLGESINVCVLDTMVAFVAGLIIFPACFAFHVDAGSGPGLVFVTLPNVFNVMPGGRLWGTLFFLFMSFAALTTIIAVFENIVAFAMDLGWTRKKAVMVNFVAILVLSLPCALGFNLLSFIEPLGAKSTIQDLEDFIVSNNMLPLGSLMYLLFCTFRYGWGWDNFMEEANTGKGLKFPKALRFYISYILPIIVLYIFVQGYLDKFDIPVGILIPLILIIGIIYVPIQAWRKNKKLIEKQ from the coding sequence ATGAAAAGAGAGAAATTTTCCTCTCGTCTTGGGTTTATTCTGATATCGGCAGGCTGTGCTGTCGGTCTGGGAAATGTATGGAGATTTCCTTATATAACAGGACAATATGGAGGGGCAGCATTTGTATTGCTGTATTTGGTATTCTTGGTTATCTTAGGATTGCCGATCATGGTTATGGAGTTTTCTGTAGGAAGGGCATCTCAGAAATCCGCCGCTAAATCATTTGATGTATTGGAGCCAAAGGGTACAAAGTGGCATTTGATCAAATATGTTTGTATGGGCGGTAATTACCTGTTGATGATGTTTTATACAACCGTTGGCGGATGGATGTTAAATTATTGTGTAAAGATGGCAAGTGGTGATTTTAGTGGAAAAACCAGTGAAGCTGTCACACAAGGATTTTCCGATATGTTATCAAGTCCTTATGAGAACCTGTTCTGGATGGTGGCAATTACCATCATTGGATTCTTTGTTTGCAGTAAAGGTCTTCAAAATGGTGTTGAAAAAATTAGTAAATATATGATGAGCTGTTTGTTTATCGTCATGATCGTACTGGTTGTACGTAGTGTAACATTGCCTGATGCAATGGAAGGATTAAAATTCTATCTGGTACCTGATTTTGGCAAGATGATGGAAAATGGCTTATGGGATGCGATATTTGCGGCAATGGGACAGGCTTTCTTCACTTTAAGTCTGGGTATTGGTGCGCTGGCTATCTTTGGAAGCTATATCGGAAAAGACCGCAGTTTATTAGGTGAAAGTATCAACGTTTGTGTATTGGATACAATGGTAGCTTTTGTGGCTGGTTTGATTATCTTTCCAGCATGCTTTGCATTTCATGTAGATGCTGGCAGTGGTCCAGGACTGGTATTTGTGACTTTGCCAAATGTATTTAATGTAATGCCAGGTGGTCGTTTATGGGGAACCTTGTTCTTCCTGTTTATGTCTTTTGCGGCACTGACAACCATTATTGCGGTATTTGAAAATATTGTTGCATTTGCGATGGATTTAGGATGGACAAGAAAAAAAGCTGTTATGGTCAACTTTGTGGCGATTCTGGTATTATCCTTACCATGTGCACTAGGATTTAACCTATTAAGTTTTATTGAACCATTAGGTGCGAAATCTACGATACAAGATCTAGAAGATTTCATTGTATCAAACAATATGCTGCCACTAGGTTCTTTGATGTATCTGTTATTCTGTACATTTCGTTATGGATGGGGATGGGATAATTTCATGGAAGAAGCAAACACTGGAAAGGGTTTAAAATTCCCAAAAGCGCTTCGTTTCTATATATCCTATATTCTGCCAATTATCGTTTTATATATCTTCGTACAGGGATATCTGGATAAATTTGATATACCTGTTGGTATCTTGATTCCATTGATTTTAATCATAGGTATCATCTATGTACCAATACAGGCATGGCGTAAAAATAAAAAGTTAATAGAGAAACAATAA